One genomic window of Candidatus Nitrospira inopinata includes the following:
- a CDS encoding rod shape-determining protein, whose translation MGFPEDVFGWFSDDLAIDLGTATTLVYVRGRGIVLNEPSVVAVEKKTEKVLAVGADAKKMLGRTPGNIVAVRPMKEGVIADFEMAEQMLKHFIRKSHNRSAFVRPRIIIGVPSRITQVEQRAVRDSAELAGAREVYLIEEPVAAAIGSGLPITEPSGNMVVDVGGGTTDIAVISLGGIVYSESVKVAGDRMDEAIMNYIKKKYNLLIGEHMAERIKFEIGSAYPFEERKTMMIKGRDLISGIPRTLVIDDAEVREALHEPITTIVNAIKIALENTPPELAGDIIDRGIVLTGGGSLLKGMDTRFREETNLPIITVDDPLTSVVLGVGKILDELDLLRKVSVMSQANNLR comes from the coding sequence GTGGGGTTTCCAGAAGACGTGTTCGGGTGGTTCTCTGATGATCTGGCGATCGATTTGGGGACCGCGACCACGCTGGTGTACGTGCGTGGGCGAGGCATCGTGCTCAATGAGCCGTCCGTGGTGGCGGTGGAAAAAAAGACCGAAAAAGTCTTGGCCGTCGGGGCCGACGCGAAGAAGATGTTGGGCCGGACGCCGGGCAACATCGTCGCCGTGCGCCCCATGAAGGAAGGCGTGATCGCCGACTTCGAGATGGCCGAGCAGATGCTCAAACATTTCATCCGCAAATCCCACAATCGCAGCGCCTTCGTTCGTCCGAGGATCATCATCGGGGTTCCGTCCCGCATTACCCAGGTCGAGCAACGGGCGGTGCGCGACTCGGCGGAGCTGGCCGGCGCGCGGGAGGTCTATCTCATCGAAGAGCCGGTCGCCGCGGCGATCGGCTCGGGCCTGCCGATCACGGAGCCGTCCGGCAACATGGTCGTCGACGTCGGCGGAGGCACGACGGACATCGCGGTGATCTCGCTCGGCGGCATCGTCTACAGCGAGTCGGTGAAGGTGGCGGGCGATCGGATGGACGAAGCCATCATGAACTACATCAAAAAGAAGTACAACCTGCTCATCGGGGAGCACATGGCGGAGCGAATCAAATTCGAAATCGGCTCCGCCTACCCGTTTGAGGAGCGAAAGACCATGATGATCAAGGGACGCGATTTGATTTCCGGCATTCCCCGCACCCTGGTCATCGACGACGCCGAGGTCCGTGAGGCCCTTCACGAGCCGATCACGACGATCGTCAACGCCATCAAGATCGCGTTGGAGAACACTCCGCCAGAGTTGGCCGGGGACATTATCGATCGTGGGATCGTCTTGACGGGGGGAGGATCGCTCCTGAAAGGAATGGATACGCGGTTCCGTGAGGAAACGAATTTGCCGATCATTACGGTGGATGATCCTCTGACGTCCGTGGTGTTGGGAGTCGGAAAAATTTTGGACGAGTTGGATCTCCTCCGAAAGGTGTCGGTCATGTCTCAGGCCAACAATCTCCGGTAA
- a CDS encoding RDD family protein: MTGEGLTSQFPEQAVYPKAHVLNRFIAKLIDLFIVAAANEMASPVGFLSGLAYLLIADGFAGGKSIGKRLVGLETIRVDGRGPVGFKESIVRNLPLGCAQIAFAIPWVGWLASLAIVAFESLLIIGNEQGRRLGDEVARTQVLDAGRLTVPE; the protein is encoded by the coding sequence TTGACAGGCGAGGGGCTGACCTCCCAGTTTCCGGAACAGGCGGTCTATCCGAAGGCCCACGTTCTGAACCGGTTCATTGCCAAGCTCATCGATCTGTTCATTGTCGCCGCCGCAAATGAAATGGCTTCGCCGGTCGGGTTTCTTTCGGGCTTGGCCTACCTTTTGATTGCGGACGGCTTTGCGGGCGGGAAGAGCATCGGCAAGCGGTTGGTCGGTCTCGAAACGATTCGGGTGGACGGTCGGGGGCCTGTCGGGTTCAAGGAATCGATCGTTCGAAACTTGCCGTTGGGCTGCGCGCAGATTGCGTTTGCGATTCCCTGGGTGGGGTGGCTCGCGTCGTTGGCGATCGTGGCGTTTGAGAGCCTGTTGATTATCGGGAACGAACAAGGTCGTCGCCTCGGCGACGAGGTGGCGCGAACGCAGGTGTTGGATGCCGGGCGATTGACGGTCCCGGAGTGA
- a CDS encoding SurA N-terminal domain-containing protein — MIKTIRDAAHNYPWLLKSIMGILAIAFVITMGWWGFGEQSTNAVATVGDLTVSRDEFRRAYELMYRAYKERGGGDLNDETFKQLVIDQLVENRLWVIAAQEMGITVSDTDLREMILQIPDFQKNGAFDPDLYRRLLAANHWTPAAFEAAQKQELLAGKARMVVRNSVALTPAELTEGQALTTRAQGAEPPDFLGGRDRAVQDMLLQKQQRALSAYQDALKAKIPVKIRRELL, encoded by the coding sequence ATGATTAAGACCATACGCGACGCCGCCCACAACTATCCGTGGCTTCTCAAATCGATCATGGGCATTTTGGCCATCGCGTTCGTCATCACCATGGGATGGTGGGGTTTCGGCGAGCAATCGACCAACGCCGTCGCGACGGTCGGAGACCTGACCGTCTCGCGCGACGAATTCCGGCGCGCCTATGAGCTGATGTACCGCGCGTACAAAGAAAGAGGCGGCGGAGACTTAAACGACGAAACCTTCAAACAATTGGTGATCGATCAACTGGTGGAGAATCGGCTGTGGGTGATCGCCGCTCAGGAGATGGGCATTACCGTGTCGGACACGGACCTTCGCGAAATGATCCTGCAAATTCCCGATTTCCAAAAAAACGGGGCGTTCGATCCCGATCTCTACCGTCGTCTCCTCGCGGCCAATCACTGGACCCCCGCGGCCTTCGAGGCCGCTCAGAAACAAGAACTCTTGGCCGGCAAGGCGAGGATGGTCGTCCGCAACTCCGTCGCCCTCACCCCCGCCGAGCTGACGGAGGGGCAAGCCTTGACAACGCGAGCCCAAGGCGCCGAGCCTCCCGACTTCCTGGGAGGCAGAGACCGCGCCGTGCAAGACATGCTGTTGCAGAAACAACAGCGCGCGTTGTCGGCGTATCAGGATGCCCTTAAGGCCAAGATCCCGGTCAAAATCCGCCGAGAACTGCTCTAG
- the queA gene encoding tRNA preQ1(34) S-adenosylmethionine ribosyltransferase-isomerase QueA, whose protein sequence is MQLSEFDFPFDPSLVALQPVVPRDRARLLVLDRQTGRFSHLRVADLPSLLDPGDLLVVNDTKVLPARMRGKKLPTGTSVEVLFVKDLGGNVWEVMIKGTFRVGQVIEFDREARATILKRDAAGTAVKVESPISVVQLLGACGEMPLPPYIKRRPGIEDHGWYQTVFAAHQGAIAAPTAGLHFTEDLLARLAERAIRVVTVTLHVGPGTFKPVVTERIEDHRMDGEVFKVGEKAAEAVMRTKQAGRRVVAVGTTVVRTLETVARERGKIIPAEGESHLFITPGFQFQAVDALMTNFHLPKTTLLMLVSAFAGVELIRRAYEEAVKERYRFYSYGDAMLIL, encoded by the coding sequence ATGCAGCTCTCGGAATTCGATTTCCCGTTCGACCCGTCGCTCGTCGCGTTGCAACCCGTCGTGCCGCGCGATCGCGCGAGGCTGCTGGTGCTTGATCGACAAACCGGCCGATTCTCTCATCTCCGCGTCGCCGATCTTCCGTCCTTGCTTGATCCCGGCGATCTGTTGGTCGTGAACGATACGAAGGTTCTGCCGGCCAGGATGCGGGGCAAAAAACTGCCGACCGGCACGTCGGTCGAAGTGTTGTTCGTCAAGGATCTCGGCGGCAACGTGTGGGAGGTGATGATCAAGGGGACATTCCGCGTCGGGCAGGTAATCGAGTTTGATCGAGAAGCCCGGGCGACGATTCTGAAGCGCGATGCCGCGGGTACGGCTGTGAAGGTGGAGAGTCCGATTTCCGTCGTCCAACTGTTGGGAGCATGCGGTGAAATGCCGCTCCCGCCCTATATCAAACGGCGTCCCGGGATCGAGGACCATGGCTGGTATCAAACGGTCTTTGCCGCTCACCAGGGCGCGATTGCGGCTCCGACGGCCGGCTTGCACTTTACGGAGGACCTGCTCGCCCGTTTGGCGGAGCGGGCCATTCGCGTGGTGACGGTCACGCTGCACGTCGGCCCGGGGACCTTCAAGCCCGTCGTGACGGAGCGAATTGAAGATCATCGGATGGACGGAGAGGTATTCAAGGTGGGCGAGAAAGCGGCCGAAGCCGTCATGCGGACGAAGCAAGCCGGTCGACGGGTCGTGGCGGTCGGCACGACCGTGGTGCGGACGTTGGAGACTGTTGCGCGGGAACGGGGAAAGATCATCCCCGCCGAGGGGGAAAGCCATCTGTTTATTACACCGGGTTTTCAATTTCAGGCCGTCGACGCGCTTATGACCAATTTTCACCTTCCGAAGACCACTCTGCTCATGTTGGTCTCGGCCTTTGCCGGCGTCGAATTGATTCGCCGCGCCTACGAAGAGGCGGTCAAGGAACGGTATCGTTTCTACAGCTACGGCGACGCGATGTTGATTCTTTAG
- a CDS encoding SpoIID/LytB domain-containing protein, with the protein MKQPFRSCLLGVVGLAAGALDIAASSAYAAPAIRVLLAAEVRQLEVRTTPLLWVTDERGMARSYRNARIRIERRGSGLFVNGTRVDGEQVTLRAGKQDLAIWLPKQGDHDAKTSSRSAARHADGPPAWQIRGLVQVIGRGNGLLVVNHVDLEEYVKGVLPGEVNSSWHPEMLKAQAVAARTYALYHHMLSGSRDYDVAAGTQDQVYRGRRGVDARVEQAVDSTKGEVVTYEDAPIYAAFSSTAAGLTEDAAVVWSKDLPYLKGVECPFDLESPYFQWKASFKVETLEQNLRRQGFDVGAIAALTPLSYSRSGRVATLRIVHSKGELILRGEELRKAVGYTVVPSTQFTIDSFGEEIVLSGYGAGHAVGLCQWGAKELAELGYSYSSILRYYYPGTELRNASLTKAPPVPPVVAAPAF; encoded by the coding sequence ATGAAACAACCGTTTCGATCGTGCTTGCTCGGCGTTGTCGGGCTGGCCGCGGGGGCGCTGGATATCGCGGCTTCTTCGGCCTATGCCGCGCCGGCGATCCGTGTGTTATTGGCGGCGGAGGTCCGGCAGCTCGAAGTGCGCACGACCCCTCTGTTGTGGGTGACGGATGAGCGCGGCATGGCGCGGTCCTATCGCAACGCAAGGATTCGCATCGAGAGACGCGGTTCTGGGCTGTTCGTCAACGGAACCCGCGTCGACGGTGAACAGGTGACCTTGCGCGCGGGAAAACAGGATCTGGCGATCTGGTTGCCGAAGCAGGGCGATCATGACGCCAAGACGTCCTCCCGTTCTGCCGCCCGTCATGCCGATGGGCCCCCGGCGTGGCAAATCAGGGGGCTGGTGCAGGTGATCGGTCGTGGGAACGGGCTGCTCGTCGTCAATCACGTCGATCTCGAAGAGTACGTCAAAGGAGTCCTTCCCGGAGAAGTCAATTCCTCGTGGCATCCTGAAATGCTCAAGGCGCAGGCCGTCGCGGCCAGAACCTATGCCCTGTATCACCATATGCTGAGCGGTTCGCGCGATTATGACGTGGCGGCCGGCACGCAGGATCAAGTGTATCGAGGCCGCCGAGGCGTCGACGCGCGCGTCGAACAGGCGGTCGATTCCACGAAGGGAGAAGTCGTCACCTACGAAGATGCGCCGATCTACGCCGCCTTTTCTTCGACGGCCGCCGGCCTCACGGAAGACGCCGCGGTCGTCTGGTCGAAAGACCTGCCGTATTTGAAGGGCGTCGAATGCCCGTTCGACCTTGAGTCTCCGTATTTTCAATGGAAAGCCTCGTTCAAGGTCGAAACGTTGGAGCAGAATCTGCGCCGGCAGGGATTCGACGTGGGGGCGATCGCCGCGTTGACGCCCCTTTCCTACAGCCGTTCGGGCCGCGTGGCCACGCTGCGAATTGTGCATTCCAAAGGCGAGCTGATCCTGCGCGGAGAGGAGCTTCGCAAGGCCGTAGGCTATACGGTCGTGCCCAGCACGCAGTTCACCATCGATTCGTTCGGCGAGGAGATCGTCCTTTCCGGCTACGGCGCCGGTCACGCGGTCGGTCTTTGCCAATGGGGGGCCAAGGAACTGGCCGAGTTGGGCTATTCGTACTCCAGCATCCTCCGTTATTACTATCCGGGAACGGAGTTGCGCAACGCGTCATTGACCAAGGCTCCCCCGGTTCCTCCGGTTGTGGCGGCGCCCGCTTTTTGA
- a CDS encoding DUF2905 domain-containing protein produces the protein MPPEMPEWTAIGKLMIGIGLLIVGVGVLLVAVDRIAGLGSLFGWLGKLPGDLSYKRENFSFYFPLGTSIVLSVVLSLLFYVLGWLFRR, from the coding sequence GTGCCGCCTGAGATGCCTGAATGGACGGCGATCGGCAAGCTGATGATCGGGATCGGTCTCCTGATCGTGGGAGTCGGCGTGCTGCTCGTCGCCGTCGATCGCATTGCCGGGCTGGGAAGTCTGTTCGGTTGGCTCGGCAAATTACCCGGTGACCTCTCGTATAAGCGCGAGAATTTCAGTTTTTATTTCCCCCTGGGCACCAGCATCGTCTTGAGCGTGGTTTTGAGCCTGTTGTTCTACGTCCTGGGATGGCTCTTTCGACGATGA
- a CDS encoding aspartate-semialdehyde dehydrogenase: MLKDKSAYVMAILGATGAVGKETLEILEERKFPLESLRLFASRRSAGETLSCQGKEWKVEELTPESSFADVDLALISATDAISREYGQRLGAAGVVVIDDSAVFRMDPDVPLVVPEVNARALEAMPRGIVSIPNCTTTPLVMALKPIHDAVGVKRVVVTTFQSVSGTGAAAMDELMDQTKALLAFREVETKVYPHQIAFNLLPQIGSFNDGGDCSEEVKIVMETRKILGAPSLRVTATTVRVPVLRCHSEAINVELEKPLSANEARALLAAMPGVVVFDDPGKKLYPMPLDATGKDEVYIGRVREDRSIEHGLNLWVVSDNLRKGAALNAIQIAECLIR; the protein is encoded by the coding sequence ATGCTGAAGGACAAATCTGCATATGTGATGGCGATCCTTGGGGCGACCGGCGCGGTGGGGAAAGAAACGTTGGAGATTCTGGAAGAGCGGAAATTTCCTCTGGAGTCGCTCCGGCTCTTCGCGTCCCGACGGTCGGCGGGCGAGACGTTGTCGTGCCAGGGCAAGGAGTGGAAAGTCGAGGAACTGACGCCCGAGTCGTCCTTCGCCGACGTCGATCTTGCGCTGATCTCGGCGACCGACGCGATCAGTCGCGAATACGGCCAAAGGCTCGGCGCCGCCGGCGTCGTGGTGATCGACGACAGCGCCGTGTTTCGAATGGATCCGGACGTTCCATTGGTCGTGCCCGAAGTGAACGCCCGTGCATTGGAAGCGATGCCGCGAGGCATTGTGTCGATTCCCAACTGCACCACGACTCCCCTGGTGATGGCGCTGAAACCGATTCATGACGCCGTGGGCGTCAAGCGCGTGGTGGTGACGACGTTTCAGTCCGTCTCGGGGACCGGCGCCGCGGCGATGGATGAGCTGATGGATCAAACCAAGGCGTTGTTGGCCTTTCGCGAAGTGGAAACGAAGGTGTATCCCCATCAGATCGCCTTCAACCTGCTGCCTCAGATTGGTTCGTTCAACGACGGCGGCGACTGTTCGGAAGAAGTGAAGATCGTGATGGAAACCAGAAAGATTCTCGGAGCGCCGTCGCTCCGCGTGACGGCGACGACCGTGCGAGTGCCGGTGCTGCGCTGCCACTCCGAAGCGATCAACGTCGAATTGGAGAAACCGTTGAGCGCCAACGAGGCAAGGGCCCTGTTGGCCGCCATGCCGGGCGTGGTCGTCTTCGACGATCCGGGGAAGAAACTCTACCCGATGCCGCTGGACGCCACGGGAAAAGACGAGGTGTATATCGGCCGAGTGCGAGAAGATCGCTCGATTGAGCACGGGCTCAATCTCTGGGTCGTGTCGGACAATTTGCGAAAGGGAGCGGCGCTGAACGCCATTCAAATCGCCGAATGCCTGATTCGGTGA
- a CDS encoding NHL domain-containing protein — protein sequence MPSTVGLWTIRTLAGTGEPTYGGDGGPARFASLNEPKGVGVDAQGNILIADSENHVVRRIDRDTGLISTIAGVADMADVEGAARDAGLDAEARRSPEEDPFAEGGAASPNYRQQTDISGTIRYVVARATAPSRFGGDGGPALRARLNFPTAVVADAQGNVYIADTLNHRIRLVDAANGVITTIAGLGQPRYCGDGGPAVAAGLNEPAALALDGRGVLYVADQGNHRVRAIDLKTGLIRTVAGNGTALYNGDERPATEAALAGPSGLACADDGTLFIADTFNGRIRAVNPATGLIRTAAGDGGEYRYEGEHETPSVSLSRPVGIAADGDGNVFITDSDNHLVRRWSRATGKIERTAGVGTPAFSGDGGSALQASLNYPFGIAVDHNGRVVVADTFNHRVRALTF from the coding sequence ATGCCATCGACCGTGGGGCTGTGGACCATTCGGACCCTTGCCGGAACCGGAGAACCCACCTATGGGGGAGACGGAGGTCCCGCGCGCTTCGCCTCCTTGAATGAACCGAAGGGGGTGGGAGTGGATGCTCAAGGGAACATCCTGATCGCCGATTCTGAAAACCATGTCGTGCGGCGAATCGATCGAGACACCGGCCTGATCTCGACGATCGCCGGCGTCGCCGACATGGCCGACGTGGAAGGAGCGGCGCGGGACGCCGGTCTCGACGCAGAAGCCCGGCGTTCGCCGGAAGAAGACCCCTTTGCCGAGGGAGGAGCGGCTTCACCGAACTATCGGCAGCAGACCGACATAAGCGGAACGATCCGGTACGTTGTGGCGAGAGCGACGGCGCCGAGTCGATTCGGCGGCGACGGCGGGCCGGCCCTGCGCGCCAGATTGAATTTTCCAACGGCGGTTGTCGCGGACGCCCAAGGGAATGTGTACATTGCCGATACGTTGAACCATCGCATCCGTTTGGTCGACGCCGCCAACGGGGTGATCACGACGATCGCCGGACTGGGCCAGCCTCGATATTGCGGCGACGGCGGGCCCGCCGTCGCTGCGGGGCTCAATGAACCGGCCGCCTTGGCCCTGGACGGGAGAGGAGTGTTATACGTGGCCGACCAGGGCAACCACCGAGTTCGAGCGATCGATCTGAAAACCGGGCTGATCCGCACGGTGGCGGGGAACGGGACGGCTTTGTACAATGGAGACGAGAGACCGGCCACGGAAGCCGCTCTGGCCGGGCCGAGCGGGTTGGCTTGTGCCGATGACGGCACGCTCTTCATCGCGGATACTTTCAACGGCAGGATTCGCGCGGTCAATCCTGCGACGGGCCTGATTCGAACGGCGGCGGGGGACGGCGGCGAATACCGATACGAAGGCGAACATGAGACGCCATCGGTCAGCTTGTCGAGGCCGGTCGGCATTGCGGCGGACGGGGATGGCAACGTGTTCATCACGGATTCTGACAACCACCTGGTGCGCCGATGGAGCCGGGCGACGGGCAAGATCGAGCGAACGGCCGGAGTGGGGACCCCGGCCTTCTCCGGCGACGGCGGATCGGCGTTACAGGCAAGCCTCAACTATCCGTTCGGCATCGCGGTCGATCACAATGGACGGGTGGTGGTCGCCGATACGTTCAATCATCGGGTTCGAGCGCTGACATTCTGA
- the leuB gene encoding 3-isopropylmalate dehydrogenase codes for MKAKIAVLAGDGVGREIVPEAVKILKAIGDAYHHSFEFVSADIGGQAIDKAGVPLPDETLSLAKQSDAVLLGAVGGPKWEGLEYARRPERALLGIREALGLYANLRPAKVYPSLADASSLKRDVVEGIDILVVRELTGGIYFGKPKGIERLPDGEERGINTEVYTTEEVRRIAKVAFEAARKRRKKVTSVDKANVLESSELWRKVVTDVHKGYPDVELTHMYVDNAAMQLVRNPRQFDVLLCNNMFGDILSDEAAMLTGSIGMLPSASLGAAVGLFEPIHGSAPDIAGQNVANPIAMIASAAMMLSYAFRLDKEADAIERAIVKTLDLGYRTRDIQSPGAKIVGTAEMGDIILRNLS; via the coding sequence GTGAAAGCGAAGATCGCGGTGTTGGCCGGCGACGGGGTGGGGCGGGAGATTGTTCCGGAGGCGGTGAAAATTCTCAAGGCGATAGGGGATGCCTATCACCATTCCTTTGAGTTTGTGTCGGCCGACATCGGCGGCCAGGCGATCGACAAGGCGGGGGTCCCCTTGCCGGATGAGACGTTGTCGCTTGCGAAACAAAGCGACGCCGTGTTGTTGGGAGCCGTCGGAGGCCCCAAGTGGGAGGGGCTTGAGTATGCCCGCAGACCGGAGCGCGCGTTGCTCGGTATTCGGGAAGCGTTGGGGCTGTACGCCAATCTTCGTCCCGCCAAGGTCTATCCCAGCCTCGCGGATGCCTCGTCATTGAAACGCGACGTCGTCGAGGGAATCGATATCCTCGTGGTTCGGGAGCTCACAGGCGGCATTTATTTCGGCAAGCCCAAGGGCATCGAGCGATTGCCGGACGGAGAAGAGCGCGGCATCAATACGGAGGTCTATACGACCGAAGAAGTCAGGCGCATCGCAAAGGTGGCGTTCGAGGCGGCGCGGAAACGCCGCAAGAAAGTGACGTCGGTGGACAAGGCGAACGTCTTGGAGTCCTCGGAATTATGGCGAAAGGTGGTCACCGACGTGCATAAGGGATATCCGGACGTCGAGTTGACCCACATGTACGTGGACAATGCCGCCATGCAGTTGGTGCGCAACCCCAGACAATTCGACGTGCTTCTCTGCAATAACATGTTCGGCGACATCCTGAGCGACGAGGCGGCGATGCTGACCGGCTCCATCGGCATGTTGCCATCCGCGAGTCTGGGCGCCGCGGTCGGTCTGTTCGAGCCCATCCACGGCAGTGCCCCGGACATCGCCGGCCAGAATGTCGCCAATCCGATCGCGATGATCGCGTCCGCCGCCATGATGCTGTCCTATGCGTTTCGTCTAGATAAAGAGGCCGATGCCATTGAGCGGGCGATTGTGAAGACGCTCGATCTGGGGTATCGGACTAGGGACATCCAAAGTCCCGGCGCCAAGATTGTCGGGACAGCCGAAATGGGGGATATCATCCTTCGCAATTTGAGCTAG
- a CDS encoding cupin domain-containing protein has translation MVKKTLTECREFLAGDHTVLRELLHPAKENLALRYSLAHGRLAAGGRSKRHVLSSSEVYYFIAGKGRLTVDSETRSVQAGSVVYVPPGGNQWLENTGNDELEFLCLVDPAWRIEDETILE, from the coding sequence ATGGTCAAGAAGACCCTTACGGAGTGCCGGGAGTTTTTGGCCGGAGACCATACGGTGCTCCGGGAGCTGCTGCATCCCGCGAAAGAGAATCTGGCGCTTCGATACAGCCTGGCTCACGGCCGGCTGGCGGCCGGCGGCCGGTCAAAACGGCACGTGCTGTCGTCGTCGGAAGTCTATTACTTCATCGCGGGGAAAGGCCGATTGACAGTCGATTCGGAGACCCGTTCGGTTCAAGCCGGGTCGGTCGTCTACGTGCCACCAGGGGGCAACCAGTGGTTGGAAAACACCGGGAACGACGAGTTGGAGTTTCTCTGTCTGGTCGATCCCGCCTGGAGGATCGAGGATGAAACCATACTGGAATAG
- a CDS encoding 2-isopropylmalate synthase, translated as MTRMIRIFDTTLRDGEQSPGASMNVEEKLMVAKQLARLGVDVIEAGFAYSSLGDFEAVRRIAQEVEGPIICSLARARPEDIDRAWEALKGAPRARIHTFLSTSDIHLKYQFRMTREEAKKRAVEMVQRARGYVDDVEFSPMDASRSDPAYLYEVIEAVIAAGAGTVNIPDTVGYAIPQEFGALIKGICEKVPNVKQAVISVHCHNDLGLAVANSLAAVVNGAGQVECTINGIGERAGNTALEEIVMGLRTRKDFYQADTRIKTEEIAKTSRLVSKITGMVVQPNKAVVGANAFAHSSGIHQDGLLKEKTTYEIMRPESIGLVESRMVMGKLSGRHAFRQRLEELGYRLSDEEINRAFERFKRLADQKKEIYEEDLEAIVSDELAKMGERIVLKSFHLETGTGRIPTATVELEIDGRPVKQSGTGDGPVDAVYRTIAAMTQTKSTLVMFAVNALTGGTDAQGEVSVRLQENGRTVSGHGSDTDIILAAARAYLNALNRLACLTPKQADEAQKARLI; from the coding sequence ATGACGCGCATGATACGCATATTCGATACGACGTTGCGGGACGGCGAGCAATCGCCCGGCGCCAGCATGAACGTGGAAGAAAAATTGATGGTGGCCAAGCAACTGGCCCGTCTGGGAGTCGACGTGATCGAGGCCGGCTTTGCGTACAGTTCTCTCGGCGATTTCGAGGCGGTGCGGCGGATTGCACAGGAGGTCGAGGGGCCGATCATCTGCAGCCTGGCCCGCGCCCGCCCGGAAGACATCGATCGGGCGTGGGAAGCGCTCAAGGGGGCGCCGAGGGCCCGCATCCATACGTTTTTATCGACCTCCGACATCCATCTCAAATATCAGTTTCGGATGACGCGCGAGGAGGCCAAGAAGCGAGCGGTGGAAATGGTCCAACGGGCGAGGGGCTATGTCGATGACGTGGAATTTTCGCCCATGGACGCCAGCCGGTCCGATCCGGCCTACTTGTACGAGGTCATCGAGGCGGTCATCGCGGCGGGAGCCGGGACGGTCAATATCCCCGACACGGTGGGATATGCGATTCCGCAGGAATTCGGAGCGTTGATCAAAGGAATCTGTGAGAAGGTGCCCAACGTCAAGCAGGCGGTCATCTCCGTCCATTGCCACAACGACCTGGGCCTTGCCGTGGCCAACAGTCTGGCGGCCGTCGTCAACGGAGCGGGGCAGGTGGAGTGCACGATCAACGGGATCGGAGAACGTGCCGGCAATACGGCATTGGAAGAGATCGTTATGGGGCTCCGCACAAGAAAAGATTTCTACCAGGCCGACACCAGGATCAAGACGGAAGAGATCGCCAAGACCAGCCGTCTCGTCAGCAAGATCACCGGCATGGTGGTGCAGCCGAACAAGGCCGTCGTCGGGGCCAACGCGTTCGCGCACAGTTCGGGCATTCATCAAGATGGATTGCTCAAGGAGAAAACCACCTACGAAATCATGCGGCCGGAATCGATCGGTCTTGTCGAGAGCCGAATGGTGATGGGCAAGCTCTCGGGACGGCACGCCTTTCGACAGCGGTTGGAGGAGCTGGGCTATCGCCTGAGCGACGAGGAAATCAACCGCGCATTTGAGCGGTTCAAACGACTCGCCGATCAAAAGAAGGAGATTTACGAGGAAGATCTTGAGGCGATCGTCTCGGACGAACTGGCCAAGATGGGGGAGCGGATCGTGCTCAAGTCGTTTCACTTGGAGACCGGGACCGGTCGAATTCCCACGGCGACGGTTGAACTGGAGATCGACGGCCGGCCGGTGAAACAGTCGGGAACCGGCGACGGACCGGTGGACGCCGTGTATCGGACCATCGCGGCCATGACTCAGACGAAAAGCACGCTGGTGATGTTCGCGGTCAACGCCCTCACCGGCGGAACGGACGCCCAAGGCGAGGTCTCGGTGCGACTTCAGGAAAACGGACGGACCGTGTCGGGCCACGGCTCGGATACCGATATCATCCTGGCGGCTGCCCGGGCCTATCTCAACGCCCTGAATCGGCTGGCCTGTTTGACGCCTAAACAGGCGGATGAGGCGCAGAAGGCCCGCTTGATTTGA